From the genome of Gracilinanus agilis isolate LMUSP501 chromosome 2, AgileGrace, whole genome shotgun sequence, one region includes:
- the THG1L gene encoding probable tRNA(His) guanylyltransferase isoform X3, producing the protein MDKVMNIALYSKGKAIGLEEEPAFDGRVVVYPSNQTIKDYLSWRQADCHVNNLYNTVFWMLIQRSKLTPAQAQERLRGTLAADKNEILFSEYNINYNNEPPMFRKGTVLIWKKIKEVKSKEIKPPGETEGKQVEVTRIRTKPVALHCDIIGDTFWKEHPEILEDDS; encoded by the exons ATGGACAAAGTGATGAATATAGCTTTGTATTCAAAAGGAAAAGCAATTGGTTTAGAAGAAGAGCCAG CCTTTGATGGAAGAGTCGTAGTATATCCTAGCAACCAGACCATAAAGGACTATCTCAGTTGGCGACAAGCAGAtt GTCACGTTAATAATCTTTATAACACAGTTTTCTGGATGCTGATACAACGATCTAAATTAACACCCGCACAAGCCCAAGAAAGATTACGA ggAACACTTGCTGCAGATAAGAATGAAATTTTGTTTTCCGAATATAACATCAACTACAATAATGAGCCACCAATGTTCAGGAAAGGAACTGTACTGATATGGAAAAAG ATTAAAGAAGTAAAATCCAAGGAAATCAAGCCTCCaggagaaacagaaggaaaacaagttGAAGTTACACGGATAAGGACTAAACCAGTTGCTTTACACTGTGACATCATTGGGGATACTTTCTGGAAGGAGCATCCTGAGATCCTTGAAGATGACAGCTGA
- the LSM11 gene encoding U7 snRNA-associated Sm-like protein LSm11, which yields MEERERRGSSARAGSPGSPPSPRLDINSDRFDPLLALYAPRLPPIPYPNAPCFNNLAEYESFLRLGGRGRGRGRARGQAGPGVPGAPAPGPTSSASSSARRTSRRRGAPAPDPERIQRLRRLMVTKEEPDAGGPGPGSSGRPGRRRKAPRNVLTRMPLHEGSPLGELHRCIREGVKVNVHIRTFKGLRGVCSGFLVAFDKFWNMALTDVDETYRKPVLGKAFEREPPLTLTRLFDRLKLQDSSKREADSRSMVEDSTLSRYSQTSTWKMATVWGRGDEDRGSQKRSRSAPSSLLAARSDMSGRTTRTEGSSAGGSSSRGRSRKKRQKPKVDYQQVFTRHINQIFIRGENVLLVHLAQ from the exons ATGGAGGAGCGGGAGCGGCGAGGGAGCTCGGCCCGGGCTGGGAGCCCCGGGAGCCCGCCCAGCCCGCGGCTGGACATCAACTCGGACCGCTTCGATCCACTGCTGGCCCTCTACGCGCCACGCCTGCCGCCCATCCCCTACCCCAACGCGCCCTGCTTTAACAACCTGGCCGAGTACGAGAGCTTCCTCCGCCTGGGCGGCCGGGGCCGGGGCCGTGGCCGGGCTCGGGGTCAGGCTGGCCCCGGGGTTCCGGGCGCTCCAGCCCCCGGCCCCACGTCGTCTGCCTCCAGCTCGGCGCGCCGGACCTCTCGCCGTCGTGGAGCGCCCGCCCCGGACCCCGAGCGCATCCAGCGGCTCCGCCGGCTCATGGTGACCAAGGAGGAGCCGGACGCCGGGGGCCCTGGCCCCGGCAGCAGCGGCCGCCCCGGCCGCCGGAGGAAGGCACCGCGCAACGTACTCACCAGGATGCCCC TGCATGAGGGCAGCCCACTGGGTGAACTTCACCGCTGTATCAGAGAAGGGGTAAAGGTCAATGTTCACATTCGCACTTTCAAGGGGCTTCGGGGTGTCTGCTCTGGCTTCCTGGTTGCATTTGACAAGTTCTGGAATATG GCACTTACTGATGTGGATGAGACTTACAGAAAACCAGTTCTGGGCAAAGCATTTGAACGAGAACCTCCTTTAACTCTCACCAGG CTGTTTGACCGACTCAAACTTCAGGATTCCTCTAAAAGGGAAGCTGACTCCAGGTCAATGGTTGAAGATTCCACGTTGTCTCGATATTCACAGACATCGACTTGGAAGATGGCCACAGTGTGGGGGAGAGGAGATGAGGATCGGGGATCACAGAAACGTTCTCGTTCGGCACCTTCTTCACTTCTGGCAGCCAGGTCTGACATGTCAGGCAGGACTACACGGACAGAGGGCTCTAGTGCAGGGGGTTCTAGTTCAAGGGGTCGGTCTCGTAAGAAAAGGCAGAAGCCCAAAGTGGATTACCAGCAGGTATTCACACGGCACATTAACCAGATATTTATCCGAGGAGAGAATGTCCTACTTGTCCACCTTGCCCAGTGA
- the THG1L gene encoding probable tRNA(His) guanylyltransferase isoform X2 produces MSSRFAEKHNFTKPNDSRALDLMTRCAQTVMTELEDIVMAYGQSDEYSFVFKRKSNWFRRRASKFMTNAASQFASSYVFYWKDYFKDQDLLYPPAFDGRVVVYPSNQTIKDYLSWRQADCHVNNLYNTVFWMLIQRSKLTPAQAQERLRGTLAADKNEILFSEYNINYNNEPPMFRKGTVLIWKKIKEVKSKEIKPPGETEGKQVEVTRIRTKPVALHCDIIGDTFWKEHPEILEDDS; encoded by the exons ATGAGCTCTCG TTTTGCAGAAAAACACAACTTTACAAAACCCAATGATAGCCGAGCCCTGGACTTGATGACTCGATGCGCCCAGACTGTAATGACAGAGCTAGAAGATATTGTCATGGCATATGGACAAAGTGATGAATATAGCTTTGTATTCAAAAGGAAAAGCAATTGGTTTAGAAGAAGAGCCAG TAAATTTATGACAAATGCGGCCTCTCAGTTTGCCTCCAGCTATGTCTTTTATTGGAAGGATTACTTTAAGGACCAGGACCTTCTATATCCTCCAGCCTTTGATGGAAGAGTCGTAGTATATCCTAGCAACCAGACCATAAAGGACTATCTCAGTTGGCGACAAGCAGAtt GTCACGTTAATAATCTTTATAACACAGTTTTCTGGATGCTGATACAACGATCTAAATTAACACCCGCACAAGCCCAAGAAAGATTACGA ggAACACTTGCTGCAGATAAGAATGAAATTTTGTTTTCCGAATATAACATCAACTACAATAATGAGCCACCAATGTTCAGGAAAGGAACTGTACTGATATGGAAAAAG ATTAAAGAAGTAAAATCCAAGGAAATCAAGCCTCCaggagaaacagaaggaaaacaagttGAAGTTACACGGATAAGGACTAAACCAGTTGCTTTACACTGTGACATCATTGGGGATACTTTCTGGAAGGAGCATCCTGAGATCCTTGAAGATGACAGCTGA
- the THG1L gene encoding probable tRNA(His) guanylyltransferase isoform X1 codes for MAKSKFEYVRDFEADDTCLAHCWVVVRLDGRNFHRFAEKHNFTKPNDSRALDLMTRCAQTVMTELEDIVMAYGQSDEYSFVFKRKSNWFRRRASKFMTNAASQFASSYVFYWKDYFKDQDLLYPPAFDGRVVVYPSNQTIKDYLSWRQADCHVNNLYNTVFWMLIQRSKLTPAQAQERLRGTLAADKNEILFSEYNINYNNEPPMFRKGTVLIWKKIKEVKSKEIKPPGETEGKQVEVTRIRTKPVALHCDIIGDTFWKEHPEILEDDS; via the exons ATGGCGAAGAGCAAGTTCGAGTATGTGCGGGACTTCGAGGCGGATGACACATGCCTAGCCCATTGCTGGGTGGTCGTGCGACTGGACGGAAGGAACTTCCATCG TTTTGCAGAAAAACACAACTTTACAAAACCCAATGATAGCCGAGCCCTGGACTTGATGACTCGATGCGCCCAGACTGTAATGACAGAGCTAGAAGATATTGTCATGGCATATGGACAAAGTGATGAATATAGCTTTGTATTCAAAAGGAAAAGCAATTGGTTTAGAAGAAGAGCCAG TAAATTTATGACAAATGCGGCCTCTCAGTTTGCCTCCAGCTATGTCTTTTATTGGAAGGATTACTTTAAGGACCAGGACCTTCTATATCCTCCAGCCTTTGATGGAAGAGTCGTAGTATATCCTAGCAACCAGACCATAAAGGACTATCTCAGTTGGCGACAAGCAGAtt GTCACGTTAATAATCTTTATAACACAGTTTTCTGGATGCTGATACAACGATCTAAATTAACACCCGCACAAGCCCAAGAAAGATTACGA ggAACACTTGCTGCAGATAAGAATGAAATTTTGTTTTCCGAATATAACATCAACTACAATAATGAGCCACCAATGTTCAGGAAAGGAACTGTACTGATATGGAAAAAG ATTAAAGAAGTAAAATCCAAGGAAATCAAGCCTCCaggagaaacagaaggaaaacaagttGAAGTTACACGGATAAGGACTAAACCAGTTGCTTTACACTGTGACATCATTGGGGATACTTTCTGGAAGGAGCATCCTGAGATCCTTGAAGATGACAGCTGA